Within Sinorhizobium sp. RAC02, the genomic segment GGGCTGACCTTCATGCTGGCGGTGTTCAACACGACGACGGCCAATGTCGTCTTCATCCTCGCCTTCACCTCGATGTTCGCTGCCATCCTCTCCTGGATCTTTCTGGGCGAGCGGCCGAGCAACGCGACACTCCTGACCATGGCCGCCATGGTCGCCGGCGTGCTGCTGATCGTGCATGACGGGCTTTCGAGTGGAAACGTCTTCGGCGACGCGATGGCCGCCTGTTCGGCTTTTCTGCTGGCGATCGCCCTGACGCTCAGCCGCAGAAGCGGCGCCGACATGGGCTTCGTGCCGCTCGTTGCCGCCGTGCTCTCGGGCGTCGTCGCGCTGTTCTGTCTTCCCTCCGCCGGCCTGACGGTCGCCGAACCCGTCTACATCCTCTTCAACGGCCTCGTGCTGCTGCCCCTCGCCTTCTGGTGTCTCGCCACCGGCCCGCGCTACCTCTCAGCACCGGAAGTCGGCATGTTCTACCTGGTCGAAACCGTGCTCGCTCCCATCTGGGTCTGGATCGTCTTCGCCGAAACCCCTACCACGCAAACCCTGATCGGCGGCTCCATCCTCATCCTCGCGCTGCTTGCCCATTCCTTCTGGCAGATGCGCTCAAAAGCCCGCGCCGCCAGGACTGGCGATGCGGCGGCGGAATTTCCGTTCACGGGGTAAGCTTGTGGCAGATGACAGCGGATGTTATAACTTAGTTATAACTGAGGTGAGAACCATGAACATTACCATCCGCAAGATCGGCAATTCCGAAGGCATCATTATCCCGAAAGACGTCCTTGAACGCATGGGGGTCAAGGCGGGTGACGAGATTACGATGACGAGCGAGGGCGGAAAGCTCATTCTCACTGCGGCCGACGGCGAGTTCGACCGGCAGCTCGGGCACGCTGAGAAGTTCATGGACCGCTACAAGGTGGCGCTCAAGAAGCTCGCTGAATGAGCATCATCTTTCTCGAACGTCCTCTCGTTGAACGGTTGCAGGCCATTCAGATCCAGCGGTTCGACGGAGCAACTGGTCTACGGGACGAAAACGCCTTTGAATCGGCGCTAGCCCGGCCCGTCAACAAGGCATACTACGGCTGCGAGGACATATTTGAACTCGCCGCAGCCTATGTCTTCGGGCTGGCAAGGAACCACCCCTTCGTCGATGGCAACAAACGCATCGCGATCGTCGCTGCGGCCGTCTTTCTGATGGACAACGGCTACGAGATCGCAACAGACGACGCGACGCTTTACACTTTCGTGCTCGCCGTCGCCGCCGGGGAAATCGACGAAGAGGGGGCGACTCGCTTCCTGCGCGACGTCAACGTTCCCTATTCTGGTTGATCACCCGCTGAACTTGCCGCTTCTCGGGAAGCCTTTCGGCACGGTACGGCCGGCCGTCGCGCGGTCGGCGAGCCATTCGGCGAGTTCGTCCTTGGTGCGCACGAAGTTGCGGCCGGCGCTGTCGTCCCAGGTCAGGCCGTCCGCGAGCGCAAAGCAGCGCAGGTCGGAAATGCCGCCGTCCTTGTAGCGCTGCAGGCGTACGCCCTTGCCGCGCGACATTTCCGGCATCTGCGCCAGCGGGAAGACCAGCATCTTGCGGTTCTCGCCAACGACGGCGACATGATCGCCGCGCACCGGCACCACGAGCTTCGCCTCATCCGGCATGCCGACATTCATCACCTGCTTGCCCTTGCGGGTATTGGCGACCATCTCGGTTTCCGAAACGATGAAGCCATTGCCCGCCTGCGAGGCGATGATGACCTTGCGCGACGCATCGTGCACGAAGGCGGTCAACACGGCCTGGTCGTTTTCCATGTCGACCATGATGCGCAGAGGCTCGCCGTGGCCGCGGCCGCCCGGCAGCTTGTCGGCGCCGAGCGTGAAGACCTTGCCACCCGTCGTCACGATCAGAACCTTGTCCGTGGTCTGCGCCGGGAAGGCCACTTTCAGCGCATCGCCTTCCTTGAACTGCAGGCCGGACGTGTCGGCCATATGACCCTTCAGCGCGCGGATCCAGCCCTTCTCCGAGATGACGACCGTGACCGGCTCCTTCTCGATCATGGCCTGCTGGATCGCCTCGACGTCGGCCTCCGGTGCACTTGCGAACTGGGTGCGGCGACGGCCGAGCTCGGTCGCCTTGGCGAATTTCTTGCGAACCTCGCCGATTTCCCAGGCGACGGTCTGCCACTGCTTCTCATCGGAGGCGAGCAGTGCCTCTATCTCCGCCTTCTCCTTCGACAGGGTGTCGAATTCGGTGCGGATCTCGAACTCTTCCAGCTTGCGCAAGGAGCGCAGGCGCATGTTGAGGATCGCTTCGGCCTGCACGTCCGTCAGCGAGAAGGTCTCCATCAAGGAAACCTTCGGCTCATCCTCCTCGCGGATGATGCGGATCACCTCGTCGAGGTTGAGATAAGCGACAAGGTAACCGCCCAAAATTTCAAGCCGGCGGTCGATCGCCGCCAACCGGTGGCGCGAACGGCGCTGGAGCACGTCGCGCCGGTGGGCGAGCCACTCGACGAGCACGTCACGGAGACCCATGACGCGCGGCACGCGCCCCATGGACAGCACGTTCATGTTGAGCGGAATGCGGCTTTCCAGCTCCGAAAGCTTGAACAGCGATTCCATCAGGATCGTCGGATCGACGGTACGGCTCTTCGGGACCAGCACGATGCGCACGTCTTCCGCCGATTCGTCGCGGATGTCCTCGAGCAGCGGCAGCTTGCGGGCAATCAGCAGCTCGGCGATCTTCTCGATCAGCCTCGACTTCTGCACTTGGTAGGGAATTTCGGTGATGACGATCTGGTAGCCGCCGCGTCCGAGATCCTCCGTCTGCCACTTGGAGCGCACGCGGAAACCACCGCGCCCTGTCCTGTAGGCCTCAAGGATACTCTCGCGGCTGTCGATGATGATGCCGCCGGTCGGCAGGTCGGGGCCCTGCACGAATTCGACGAGCTTTTCCACCGGCGCGTCAGGCTGACGGATCAGGTGCAGTGCCGCGTCGCAGAGTTCATGCACGTTGTGCGAGGGAATGGACGTCGCCATGCCGACGGCGATGCCGGACGAACCGTTCGCGAGCAGGTTCGGGAAGGCGCCCGGCAGGACGACCGGCTCCTCGTCTTCCTCGTTATAGGTCGGGCGGAAGTCGACGGCATCCTGGTCGATGCCTTCGAGCAGCAGCGTCGCGACATCCGTCATGCGCGCTTCGGTGTATCGATAGGCGGCCGCATTGTCGCCGTCGATATTGCCGAAATTGCCCTGGCCGTCGACGATCGGATAACGCTGCGAGAAATCCTGTGCGAGGCGCACCAGCGCATCGTAGACCGACTGGTCGCCGTGCGGGTGGAACTTACCGATGACGTCGCCGACGATACGCGCGCATTTCTTGAACGAGGAATTGGCACGAATGCCCATTTCGCTCATGGCGTGGATGATGCGGCGATGCACCGGCTTCAGGCCATCGCGGACATCTGGTAGCGCGCGTTGCGTGATGGTCGACAGCGCATAGGCAAGGTAGCGCTCTTCCAGCGCCGCCTTGAGGTCGACCGGCAGGATGTTGTCGTCTCCGCCATCCGGCGGCAAAGTGTTTTGTCCCATGGCCCTTGACTAGCGGTCCTACCGATTCGCGGCAAGGAATCCGGGCGATCCAGCTGTGGATAGCAGTTTGTAAAGCCTTCCGCGAAAATACCGCCGCGGATCGAGAATTCCATGGAAAGTTGCGCCGGCCCGAATATAGTCGCCGCGCCGCACGTCTATGAGCGGTAAACGGCAAGGCAGCCGTCCAAAAATCCAGAAAGAGAGCCAATCCATGATGCGCACCTCCCATTTCCGCACCCTCCTCGCCGGCGCAGCGCTCGCCACCCTGGCAAGCCCTGCATTCGCGCTTGATGGCGCGGATCTGCTGGCCAAGCTGAATGCCACCTATGCCACGAGTGGCGTGACCGTCACTTCGTCGAACGTCGCCGTTGACGGTTCGACCGTCACCCTCGAAGGCACCGAAATGAAGGCGACTGGTGCTGAGGCACCGATCAAGCTCGGCACCGTCACCATGGAAGGTGTCGAAGAAGACGGCGAAGGCGGCTACACGATCGAAACCGTCGCCTTCCAGGACATCAACGCAACGGAAGGCGAAACGTCGGTTTCCGCCAAGGATATCGCGCTCAACGGCGTGTCCATTCCCGGCACGGTGGTTTCCGGCACGCTCGAATCGCTGATGATGTACGAATCGGCCACGGCCGGCCCGGTCAGCGTTACCGCCAAGGGCAAGGAAGTCTTCTCCATGTCCGGCATGGAGGCGAACATCACGCGCATGGACGCTGATGCCGGCCTCGAATTCGACGCGACGCTTTCCGACCTCAAGGCCGACCTGACCGCCGTCGAGGACCCGAAGGCCAAGGACGCGCTGGCCAAGCTCAACATGCAGACGCTGGAAGGCAAGGTCTCCATGTCCGGCAGCTGGGAGCTGGCGAGCGGCAAGATGGCCGTCGATGAATACGCCTTCGACTTCAAGGATGTCGGCCGGCTCAACATCGGGCTGGAAATCTCCGGCTACACGCTTGATTTCGTGAAGGGCATCCAGGAGGCCATGAAGGCCGCCGAAGCCAACCCGAACAAGGAAGAAGCCAACGCCGCCATGGGCATGTCCATGATGGGCCTCGTCCAGCAGCTGACCTTCAACAGCGCCTCGATCTCCTTCGAAGACGCCTCGATCACCAAGAAGCTGCTCGACTTCGCCGGCAGCGAACAGGGCGTCACGGGCGACCAGATGGCTCAGTCGCTGAAGGGCCTGGTTCCGATCATGATCGCCCAGCTCAACATGCCTGACCTGCAGAACCAGATCTCGGCCGCCGTCAACACCTACCTTGACGACCCGAAGAGCCTGACGATCAGCGCACAGCCGAAGGAACCCGTTCCGTTCCCGATGATCATGGGTGCCGCCATGGGCGCACCGCAGACCATCCCGCAGGTCCTGGGCGTCACCGTCACGGCCAACGACGAGATGTAAGCCGTTCGGCAACTCGTTTGAAAAGAAAGCCCGGAGCATCGTTCCGGGCTTTCTGCTTTTGAGGTGACGCTCGTCAGCGGGCGTCTGCCGCCTCCGGTACCGGCGCCGACCACTCGACGCGGCGCGTCGCATACATGGTAGCCGCGATGGTGACGAAGGAAATCAGCGCGCCAGCGAGCAGCGCATATTCGTCTTCCCGCAGCACGAGATACATCACGCCGTAGGCGGAGAGCAGCACGGCACCGAGCGACAGCCCGTTCTTGCGGCTGCCCGTCGCGCTGCCGAGATAGGCAGCGATCAGGAGTGTCGTCGCGAGAGCGGCAATGACGTAGGCAATGGTGAAGCCGGTATGCTCCGCCAGCGCCAGCAGCAGCACGTAGAAGACGATCAGCGCCAGGCCCGTCAGCACATACTGGATCCAGTGCACCATGCGCCCACCCTTCAGCTCGACGACGAAGACGGCGAGGAAGACGAGCGAGATGAAGCCGATCGAGTATTTCAGCGTGCGGGAGATGACCTGGTAGAACTGGACGGGTTCCACGAGGTTGATCGACATCATGCTGCCCGACAAGGGCAGCGTCGAGCCGGCCGCGACCCGGTCGATGCCGCGGGCAAGATAGGGGATCGTCCACTTGGCCGAGAAATCCGATGCGGTGATCGTCTTCTGCTCCGGCAGGAAGAGACCTTCGAAGCCCGGATGCGGCCAATTGGCCTTCGCCGCGAAACTTGTCGTCTGGCCGGCGGGCGCAACGGCGAAGCTGCGTGAGCCGTTGAGCGACAGGGCAATCTCGAAGGCAAAACCGCTTTCGACGAGCGGCCTTTCGATCGGCCGGTGCACGCCGGTGCTGGATTGCGGCGTGGCATACCCATCGGCACCGACAACGGTCATGGCGGAAATCTGCCGCATGCCGGGATCGAACGGCCGCACCGCGCCATTGTCGATCTTCACGCCGGCATCGGAGCGGATGCCGGTAATGTCGTTAATGTTGAGCACGAGGATGGCGCGGTCGAGCTGCGGCGTACCAGAGAACTGCGCGAGATCCTGAAGGATGTTGCTGGCGAAGCGACCCTTCAATGTCAGGGCGCCATTGTAGACCGGCAGCGTATAGATCGAGAGCCTGCGCTCCTCCGCCTTCAGATCCGCCGTGACATCCAGCGTTTCCGGCATGACGAGCGCCCATTCGGTCGTCTGCTCGACGATCGTGCGGCCATCCACTTCGCGGCTGCGCTGCACCTCGAACGGCACGGCCAGATAAGGCCCGTTGATCGCCTGGTCGCCACCCCAGCCGTTGGCGATGCGGCGGGACACGTCGGCAGCCCTTTGTGCCCGCTCCTCCGTCAGGCCCCAGACGAGCAGCAGCGGCACGAGCAGCGCCACGGATATGATGCCGATCATGATGAACTTGACGCCGGGAGAGCGCAGGAAAGTGGCGACGTTGCTGCGTGGCTCTGGGTAATGGGAATGCCGGGGTCGCGTCGGGACGGGATCGTCTGTTTCGGTCGCTGTCATGAAAAGTCCCTCCAGTCATGAATCGCCTCTTCTGGGCGCAACTTCACGCTAGGGGTGCATTTGGACTGATTGTGCGCGGAATTGGGCTCGACTGGCGGCGAATTCACGGCATTGTGACGTCTTTTCGCGAAACCCGGGGTTCGCGGCTGAACCCGACGCGACGCGCCGGGTTCTCGCGGAATGTCAGGGCTATTCCAGAACCTGGACAACCGTCCGCGTCTGCGGGTTCACGATGACCCGGCGTTCATTGACGACCGTGTAGGCATAGTCGCCATAACCATCGACCGGATGAACTTCCACGGTATCGGGGATGACCTTGCCGATCAGCACATCGCCCTCATAGGCGACGGACGGAACCTGCTGTTCCAGCACATAGGTGCGGACTTCGCCGGGCACGACGACGGTGGATTCGGTCATGACCGGATCGGTCTCTTCGACGATCACCGTGCTCTGGGCATAGGCCGATGCGGACAGCGTCAGAAGGGCTGTCGTGGCAAGAATAAGCGTGTTTCGCATGTTCATTCTCCTCTGCTTGACGGGAAGAGAACGGCCCGGACGGGCAAGTGTTCCGACGGGCGAAAGCAGCAAGCGGCTTTCGCCCTGTCAGACGATCAGTCTTTCTTCTGCGTCGGCACGACGCGCAGTGCCAGTTCGCGCAGCTGTGCCGGCGTTGCCGGGCTCGGCGCGTTCATCAGGAGATCCTGCGCCTGCTGGTTCATCGGGAAGATCGAAATCTCGCGCAGGTTCTTTGCGCCGACGAGCAGCATGACGACGCGGTCGATGCCGAAAGCGCAGCCGCCGTGCGGCGGTGCACCGTACTGGAAGGCACGGTAGAGGCCGCCGAAACGCTCTTCCACGTCGGCCTGGCTGAGGCCCACCTTCTCGAACGCCTTGACCATCAGCTCCGGCGACTGGTTACGGATCGAGCCCGAGGCGATTTCGAAACCGTTGCAGACCGCGTCGTACTGGTAGGCCTTGAGCTCCAGCGGGTCCTTGTTGTCGAGCGCGTCGATGCCGCCCTGCGGCATGGAGAAGGGGTTGTGCGCGAAGTCGACCTTCTTTTCGTCTTCGTTGTATTCGTAGAACGGGAAGTCGACGATCCAGCAGAAATCGTAGCGCTCGCGGTCGACGAGGTTCAGCTCTTCGCCAGCGCGCGTGCGGGCTTCGCCGGCGAACTTGTAGAACTTTGCCGGATCGCCGGCGACGAAGAAGCAGGCGTCACCGTCATCGAGGCCGAGCTGCGTGCGGATGGCTTCCGTGCGCTCCTCGCCGATGTTTTTCGCCAGCGGGCCGGCGCCCTCGATCTTGTCGGCTTCCTTGCGCCAGAAGATATAGCCGAGGCCCGGCTGGCCCTGGCTCTGTGCCCAGGCGTTCATGCGGTCGCAGAAGGCGCGGCTGCCGCCGGTCCTGGCCGGGATCGCCCAGACCTGAACCTTCGGGTTCGACGCGATCATGTTCGCGAAAACCTTGAAGCCGGAGCCGGCGAAGTGATCGGTCACAGCCTGCATGACGATCGGGTTGCGCAGGTCCGGCTTGTCGGAGCCATACTTGCGGATCGCTTCGTCATAAGGAATGCGCGGCCAGTTCTTGGTGACCGGCTTGCCTTCGGCAAACTCCTCGAAGACAGCCGTCATCATCGGCTCCATCGTGTCCCAGACGTCTTCCTGGGTGACGAAGCTCATCTCGACGTCGAGCTGGTAGAATTCGCCCGGCAGGCGATCGGCGCGCGGGTCTTCATCGCGGAAGCACGGCGCGATCTGGAAGTAGCGGTCGAAACCGGCAACCATAAGGAGCTGCTTGTACTGCTGCGGGGCCTGCGGCAGCGCGAAGAACTTGCCCTCGTGGATGCGCGACGGCACGAGGAAGTCGCGCGCACCTTCCGGCGAGGAAGCCGTCAGGATCGGCGTCGTGTATTCGGCAAAACCCGCCTCGCCCATGCCCTTGCGCATGGAGGAGATGATCTGCGTGCGCTTGACGATGTTCTTGTGCAGCGTCTCGCGGCGCAGGTCGAGGAAGCGATACTTCAGGCGCACGTCTTCCGGATAGTCCGGCTCGCCGAAGACAGGCAGTGGCAGTTCCTTGGCAGCGGACAGCACTTCGATTTCCAGCGCGTAGAGCTCGATCTCGCCGGTCGGCATGGTCTTGTTGACCGTATCCTCGGTGCGCGCCTTGACGCGGCCATCGATGCGGATCACCCATTCGCCGCGTACCGTCTCGGCCATCTTGAAGGCCGGAGAATCAGGATCGGCAACGACCTGGGTGATGCCGTAATGGTCGCGCAGGTCGATGAAGAGCACGCCGCCATGATCTCGAACGCGGTGAACCCAGCCGGAAAGGCGGACAGTGCCGCCGACATCGGACTTGCGGAGAGCGGCGCAGGTGTGGCTGCGGTAAGGGTGCATCGTGGTATCCTGAAATGCTGAAAGGCCGCGCGGGAAGAACCCGGCGCGGCGACCAAGAAAAATCGGGCGGAAAAGCGCATGGCGGGGCCGATTTGTCAAGGCTTGCGGGGTGGCAAGCACCGACAGGGCGCCCTTCACCCGCTTCTGAGCGCTCGGCGCATCTTTCCCGACGGTAGCGGAAAACGGACGTCGCGTATCCCCTTCCCCGCGTGGAAAAAGGGCTCGAAGCAGCGATTCGTGCGCATCCTTAAAAATCAGCAGTCGGATTGTCCAACAAAGCCTGATCGCCTGCATGTCCCGTGCTGAAGATTGCACGAGGAAACAGCGGGACAATGGCAACCGATAACACCGCCATGACCAGAAAGAACCCCTGGGAGCCTATCTGCGTGGCTATGATGCCGAACAGGATCGGGCCTATGATAATGGCGATCGAGAGCACCACGAACACGGTTCCCGAGCCTATCGAAGGCCGTTCCCTGAAGAGCGAGATACCCCAGACGAGAAAGCCGTTTCCTGGCGCAATGGACGCCGCGCCGAACAGGATGGCCGACGTGATGACGACAAGCTGATTGCCTGGCGCCAGGGCGAGCAAGGCATAGGATAGCCCGCATGCCGGCATGCTGATCGCCAGCAGGCCCCTCACGCCCAGCCGCAGGACTGCCGCACCCGTCAGCATTGCAGGCAGGCCCGCAAGGCCAAGCAGAACCCAGAACAGCCGGTCCATGGGAAACGCCATGCCGCCGGTGGACAGGACCAAATCGACGGCGAACGTCAGATAGGTGCTGAGAAGCAGGCCATACACGAAGACGGAAACATAAAGAGGCATGCAAGCGCGTCTTGTGAACAGGCTGAAACCGAGAGGCAGGGCCACGCCCGAAGCAGGACGCGGCAACCGGGCCGTCGGTATAAGCCAGAAATGCCAGAGGGTAACGACCAGCCCGATCCCGGCCATGACGATCCATGCCTGCTGCCAGGATGATTGCAGCCAATAGGCCGCCAAACCCGTCAGAACGATTCCCGGTGCCGCGCCGGCATTGACCGCTCCGATTGCCCGGGGTTTCCACTGGACCGGCAACCAGGCTTCGATTGCCTCGAACATCGCCGGCGAGAGAATGCCCGCGCCTATTCCGGCCAGTACGATACCCACAGTCGCCACGGCAACGCTCGTCGCCATCCCTGCAAGCAGCAATCCGGCCGTGGTTGTTACGCCTGAAAGAAGGATGAAGGTTCGCGGCCGAAAATGGATGGCCGTGGCCGACGCGACAATGGTTGCGACCAGATAGAGGATCGCGTTCAGGCTTGCGATGAGCGCCAGATCGAACGTCGTGAGATCGAGCTGCGCTCCGATCGACGGCAGGAACAGCCCGTAGGCATACCGCCCCATTCCATAGGTGACGCTGGTCATCGCGACGCAGGCGGCGGTAAAGGCAAGCGGAAAGTGCTGATTTGACGGATATGGCATGAAGCAGGACTTCAAAGAATATTTGATCACGCCAACATCATCGCGATTGTACACCGGTTAGGAAGCAAATAGCCTTGCGGGCGATCTGATAGAAAAATTTGAAGGTGGCCGATGCGACCGCGAACTCCAGGCGTTAGATCTCTGAGGGTGCTGGAGGCGGCCGGAAGACATCTCAATTTCACCCGGGCCAGCGTGGAGCTCAATCTCACGCCGGCGGCGGTCAGCCACCAGATCAAGGAATGGGAGGCGCAGCTCGGGTTTGCATTGTTCATTCGGGCGAACCGATCCTTGCGCTTCACAACAGCCGGTGAGGTTCTCCACCGGTCAACCCAGGAGGCGTTGGCGAACCTCGACAATGCCGTCGCGCAAGCCCGCCGGCTTTCCGGCCAGGAACGCACGCGTCTCAATGTTTCTGTTTCGACGTCGATCGCAGCGAAATGGCTGGTCCCTCGGCTCGACCGGTTCCAGCAAATCGAGCCAAACGTCGAAGTCCGGCTGAACGTGACCTGCCAGATACAGGATTTTCGCCAGAACGATATCGACCTTGCGATCAGGTTCGGTCCCCAGGACGTCGGGCTCCACACG encodes:
- a CDS encoding DMT family transporter, with translation MSQKNDPALHRKGLLITAIGGLALSFDIPLIRSADGDVWSMVVLRNISVFVMALALWAVLNFVFRRKTVLIPGRIGLLIGLVYGINGLTFMLAVFNTTTANVVFILAFTSMFAAILSWIFLGERPSNATLLTMAAMVAGVLLIVHDGLSSGNVFGDAMAACSAFLLAIALTLSRRSGADMGFVPLVAAVLSGVVALFCLPSAGLTVAEPVYILFNGLVLLPLAFWCLATGPRYLSAPEVGMFYLVETVLAPIWVWIVFAETPTTQTLIGGSILILALLAHSFWQMRSKARAARTGDAAAEFPFTG
- a CDS encoding AbrB/MazE/SpoVT family DNA-binding domain-containing protein, translated to MNITIRKIGNSEGIIIPKDVLERMGVKAGDEITMTSEGGKLILTAADGEFDRQLGHAEKFMDRYKVALKKLAE
- a CDS encoding type II toxin-antitoxin system death-on-curing family toxin, encoding MSIIFLERPLVERLQAIQIQRFDGATGLRDENAFESALARPVNKAYYGCEDIFELAAAYVFGLARNHPFVDGNKRIAIVAAAVFLMDNGYEIATDDATLYTFVLAVAAGEIDEEGATRFLRDVNVPYSG
- the parC gene encoding DNA topoisomerase IV subunit A, which codes for MGQNTLPPDGGDDNILPVDLKAALEERYLAYALSTITQRALPDVRDGLKPVHRRIIHAMSEMGIRANSSFKKCARIVGDVIGKFHPHGDQSVYDALVRLAQDFSQRYPIVDGQGNFGNIDGDNAAAYRYTEARMTDVATLLLEGIDQDAVDFRPTYNEEDEEPVVLPGAFPNLLANGSSGIAVGMATSIPSHNVHELCDAALHLIRQPDAPVEKLVEFVQGPDLPTGGIIIDSRESILEAYRTGRGGFRVRSKWQTEDLGRGGYQIVITEIPYQVQKSRLIEKIAELLIARKLPLLEDIRDESAEDVRIVLVPKSRTVDPTILMESLFKLSELESRIPLNMNVLSMGRVPRVMGLRDVLVEWLAHRRDVLQRRSRHRLAAIDRRLEILGGYLVAYLNLDEVIRIIREEDEPKVSLMETFSLTDVQAEAILNMRLRSLRKLEEFEIRTEFDTLSKEKAEIEALLASDEKQWQTVAWEIGEVRKKFAKATELGRRRTQFASAPEADVEAIQQAMIEKEPVTVVISEKGWIRALKGHMADTSGLQFKEGDALKVAFPAQTTDKVLIVTTGGKVFTLGADKLPGGRGHGEPLRIMVDMENDQAVLTAFVHDASRKVIIASQAGNGFIVSETEMVANTRKGKQVMNVGMPDEAKLVVPVRGDHVAVVGENRKMLVFPLAQMPEMSRGKGVRLQRYKDGGISDLRCFALADGLTWDDSAGRNFVRTKDELAEWLADRATAGRTVPKGFPRSGKFSG
- the creD gene encoding cell envelope integrity protein CreD, coding for MTATETDDPVPTRPRHSHYPEPRSNVATFLRSPGVKFIMIGIISVALLVPLLLVWGLTEERAQRAADVSRRIANGWGGDQAINGPYLAVPFEVQRSREVDGRTIVEQTTEWALVMPETLDVTADLKAEERRLSIYTLPVYNGALTLKGRFASNILQDLAQFSGTPQLDRAILVLNINDITGIRSDAGVKIDNGAVRPFDPGMRQISAMTVVGADGYATPQSSTGVHRPIERPLVESGFAFEIALSLNGSRSFAVAPAGQTTSFAAKANWPHPGFEGLFLPEQKTITASDFSAKWTIPYLARGIDRVAAGSTLPLSGSMMSINLVEPVQFYQVISRTLKYSIGFISLVFLAVFVVELKGGRMVHWIQYVLTGLALIVFYVLLLALAEHTGFTIAYVIAALATTLLIAAYLGSATGSRKNGLSLGAVLLSAYGVMYLVLREDEYALLAGALISFVTIAATMYATRRVEWSAPVPEAADAR
- a CDS encoding DUF1236 domain-containing protein — its product is MRNTLILATTALLTLSASAYAQSTVIVEETDPVMTESTVVVPGEVRTYVLEQQVPSVAYEGDVLIGKVIPDTVEVHPVDGYGDYAYTVVNERRVIVNPQTRTVVQVLE
- the aspS gene encoding aspartate--tRNA ligase, with amino-acid sequence MHPYRSHTCAALRKSDVGGTVRLSGWVHRVRDHGGVLFIDLRDHYGITQVVADPDSPAFKMAETVRGEWVIRIDGRVKARTEDTVNKTMPTGEIELYALEIEVLSAAKELPLPVFGEPDYPEDVRLKYRFLDLRRETLHKNIVKRTQIISSMRKGMGEAGFAEYTTPILTASSPEGARDFLVPSRIHEGKFFALPQAPQQYKQLLMVAGFDRYFQIAPCFRDEDPRADRLPGEFYQLDVEMSFVTQEDVWDTMEPMMTAVFEEFAEGKPVTKNWPRIPYDEAIRKYGSDKPDLRNPIVMQAVTDHFAGSGFKVFANMIASNPKVQVWAIPARTGGSRAFCDRMNAWAQSQGQPGLGYIFWRKEADKIEGAGPLAKNIGEERTEAIRTQLGLDDGDACFFVAGDPAKFYKFAGEARTRAGEELNLVDRERYDFCWIVDFPFYEYNEDEKKVDFAHNPFSMPQGGIDALDNKDPLELKAYQYDAVCNGFEIASGSIRNQSPELMVKAFEKVGLSQADVEERFGGLYRAFQYGAPPHGGCAFGIDRVVMLLVGAKNLREISIFPMNQQAQDLLMNAPSPATPAQLRELALRVVPTQKKD
- a CDS encoding MFS transporter — encoded protein: MIKYSLKSCFMPYPSNQHFPLAFTAACVAMTSVTYGMGRYAYGLFLPSIGAQLDLTTFDLALIASLNAILYLVATIVASATAIHFRPRTFILLSGVTTTAGLLLAGMATSVAVATVGIVLAGIGAGILSPAMFEAIEAWLPVQWKPRAIGAVNAGAAPGIVLTGLAAYWLQSSWQQAWIVMAGIGLVVTLWHFWLIPTARLPRPASGVALPLGFSLFTRRACMPLYVSVFVYGLLLSTYLTFAVDLVLSTGGMAFPMDRLFWVLLGLAGLPAMLTGAAVLRLGVRGLLAISMPACGLSYALLALAPGNQLVVITSAILFGAASIAPGNGFLVWGISLFRERPSIGSGTVFVVLSIAIIIGPILFGIIATQIGSQGFFLVMAVLSVAIVPLFPRAIFSTGHAGDQALLDNPTADF
- the gcvA gene encoding transcriptional regulator GcvA; the encoded protein is MRPRTPGVRSLRVLEAAGRHLNFTRASVELNLTPAAVSHQIKEWEAQLGFALFIRANRSLRFTTAGEVLHRSTQEALANLDNAVAQARRLSGQERTRLNVSVSTSIAAKWLVPRLDRFQQIEPNVEVRLNVTCQIQDFRQNDIDLAIRFGPQDVGLHTDRLFDHVIFPVCSPRLLKGERSMVDPRDLRGRKLIHQSWSGRGVVWPDWRQWLQAAGIFDFDFEPGLHYTDTHLAVQAAIEGEGIALGDEALVADDLAAGRLVRPFDLSIGGPPSFAYFVVSPLETMADPLIRGFRAWLLSEAATMRLP